The Oharaeibacter diazotrophicus genomic interval CGGGACCGCCGCGACGGAGGACGATCGATGCGAGTCCTGGTCGCCTTTCTGCTCCTCGTCGCCGGTCTGGCGACGCCCGCCACGGCCGGCTACACGCTGGTCGACCTGATCGCCGGCCGGATGCGGCCGGACAACGGCCAGCCGTTCTACCTGTTCTCGACGCCGGTGATCTCCGGCGACACCGTGGTGTTCCTGACCAGCTATTCCAACGCCGTCGACGCGGTCTGGCGGATCGACACGAAGACGCGGGCGATCCGCAAGCTCGCCGGACTGAAGAGCACGGTGCCCGGCGGCACCGGCACCTTCACCTGCTTCTGCCAGCGCTACGCTTCGGACGACGTCACGCCGTCGGTCGGCGGCGGGCAGGTCGCCTTCTACGGCGTCGATCAGGCGAACCGGATCGGCCTCTACCTCGTCGGCCTCGGCGGCGGCACGATCCGCAAGGTCGCCAACTCCGACGACACCTCGCCGGACGGCACCAAATGGGTGCGCTTCGGCCGGGTCAGCCTCGGCGACGGCATCGTCGCCTTCCGCGCCGAGACCGTCGACCACCGCGGCATCTACACCGCCCCGATCCCGACGCGCGTCCCCGCGCTCGGCATCGACGAGCGCACCCGGCTGACGGCCCGCCGGGACGACGGCACGGCGATCCCGCAATACTACGCCCTCTACGACACGCCGGTGGTCGGGCGGGACTACACCTTTTTCCTCTCGGGCGGCCTGTTCGACCCCTCGACGGGCCCGAGTTCGATCTTCCGGCTGAAGGGCACCCGGATCTTCGACAACGCCTCGAAGCTCGCCGGCGGCGTCGCCGGTGCGCATCTCCGGATCCAGGCGATCTCGGCGGCCGTGGGCGCGCGCTCGGTCGCCTTCCGCGCCGACCAGCCCGGTACGACCTTCATGGGGATCTTCCGACCGAACGGGGTCAACGCGAGCGTCGCCTTCGTCACGACGAAGATGAAGGCAGCGGGCTTTTCGACGCGGCTCACCGACGTCGGCAACTTCGCCTACGACACCAGCGGTCTCGCCTTCATGGGCACGACCGACGGGGTGATGCTGATCGGTGCCGTCGCCAAGCCGGGCGCGGCGGTGCAGACGGTGGCGCGCGGCGACAAGGGCTACTACAAGCCGACCCTCGGCGACCGCTCGATCTCCGGCGGGAAGATCGTCTTCCGCGAGGACGGCGGCGCCAACCGCCTGATGCTGGCGGTGCCGAACTGAGCTCCGCCCACGGAGCGGCGAGGGGATCCGGGGCGGCGGGGCCGCCCCGGCAAGTCCATCCGGTTCAGCCGGCGTCGCGGTTGCGCTTGGCCAGCGTGCGCAGGCGCAGCGCGTTGAGCTTGATGAAGCCGGCGGCGTCCTTCTGGTCGTAGGCGCCCTGGTCGTCCTCGAAGGTGACGAGCGTCGACGAATAGAGGCTCTTCGGGCTGTCGCGGCCGATCACCATGACGTTGCCCTTGTAGAGCTTCAGCGTCACCTCGCCCTCGACGTGGCGCTGCGACAGGTCGATCGCCGCCTGCAGCATCTCGCGCTCGGGCGAGAACCAGAAGCCGTAGTAGATCAGCTCGGCGTAGCGCGGCATCAGCTCGTCCTTGAGATGAGCGGCGCCGCGGTCGAGGGTGATGCTCTCGATCGCCCGGTGGGCGGCGAGCAGGATGGTGCCGCCCGGGGTCTCGTAGACGCCGCGGCTCTTCATGCCGACGAAGCGGTTCTCGACGAGGTCGATGCGGCCGATGCCGTTGTCGCGCCCGAGGTCGTTGAGCTTGGCGAGCAGGGTCGCGGGCGACAGCCGCACGCCGTCGATCGAGACCGCGTCGCCCTTCTCGAAGCCGATCTTGACGATCGTCGGCACGTCCGGGGCGGTCTCCGGCGAGATCGTGCGCATGTGCACGTATTCCGGCGCCGCGATCGAGGGATCCTCCAGCACCTTGCCCTCGGAGGACGAGTGCAGGAGGTTGGCGTCGACCGAGAACGGCGCCTCGCCCTTCTTGTCCTTGGCGACCGGGATCTGGTGCTGCTCGGCGAACTCCAGGAGATCGGTGCGGCTCTTGAACGACCAGTCGCGCCAGGGTGCGATGATCTTGATGTCCGGATTGAGCGCGTAGGCCGACAGCTCGAAGCGGACCTGGTCGTTGCCCTTGCCGGTGGCGCCGTGGGCGATGGCGTCGGCGCCGGTCTTCTTCGCGATCTCGATCAGGTGCTTGGAGATCAGCGGCCGGGCGATCGAGGTGCCGAGCAGGTAGACGCCCTCGTAGACCGCGTTGGCGCGGAACATCGGGAACACGAAGTCGCGCACGAACTCCTCGCGCACGTCCTCGATGTAGATCTCCTTGATGCCGAGCATCTCGGCCTTGCGGCGCGCCGGCTCGAGCTCCTCGCCCTGGCCGAGGTCGGCGGTGAAGGTGACGACCTCGGCACCGAGCTCGGTCTGCAGCCACTTCAGGATGATCGAGGTGTCGAGACCGCCGGAATAGGCCAGGACGACCTTCTTGACGCTGCCCTTCTGCATGGGAACTCCAGGGGAGGAACGATGGAAAGTGGCGGGACTTATACGCCGCCGCCGTGACGGTGCAAGCGCGGCGTCTCACGCATTCCGGCCGAAGATCGCCAAGAATCGAAGCGCCCGCGCCATGGCCGCGCCGAGCCCCGCGCGCATCCGCGCCCCGGCCGCGCCGAGGGCTTCGGCGAGGTCGGCGTCGGTCAGCCGGCTCTCCGGCCCGTAGACGGCGCGGTGGACCGCGAGCAGCACCGCCAGCGTCAGGCACCAGGCGATCAGCACGTCGGAGAGGAAGTGGCCGCCGAAGGCGATGCGATTGAGGCTCATGACGGCGGAGAAGGCGAGCGTGCCGGCGAGCACCGCCGGCTTCCAGCCCTTCGGCGCGATCATCGCGAAGCCGACCAGCAGCAGCGACGACGACGCCTCGCCGGAGACGAAGCTGCAGTTGGAGGTGCAGCCGTCGGCGATCACCCAGGGGCCGCTGAAGGCGCGGTCGCCGCCGAAGTCGACCACCGTCGCCGGCCGCGCCCGGCCCCACCAGCCCTTGAGGAGGCCGTTGACGAGCAGGCCCGGACCGATCGCGCCGGCGGCGAGCAGGAACAGGCCGGCCCGCGGCGGCAGCAGGAAGCGGGCGCCGTCGGCGAGGAAGGGCACGGCGAGCGCCAGCGCCGCCGCGACCATCGTCCACGTGAATGCCGCCATGCCGAGGCCGCGCAGATCGCGCAGGAACGGCACGGCCGCCGCCGGAAAGCCGACGCCGTCGACGTAGAAGGCGCGGGTGACGGCGAGGTCGAGCCCGGGCGCGAGCCAGAGCGCGAGGCTGAGCAGCGCGGTCGCCGCCAGCGTCGAGCGCACCGGATGGCGGCGCGCGAAGGCCGCGACCCGCCGCATCGCCCCGTCCGCCCCGTCCATGCCGTCCTCCGCACCCGTTCGCCCCCGTCCTAGCGCCGCGTCGGGGCGAAGGAAAGGCGGCCGGTCCGGCGACGCCCTTGCCGGACGCGTCGTCCGGACCCATCTGTCACGACGTCGTGAAGGAGAGAGCCGAGGCCATGACCGCCCGCCATTTCGACGATCCCGAGATCATCGGTCCGGAGGCCGGGCGCGAGAACCGGGTGCGCCGCGACTTCTTCCGCGTGCTGCGCAAGGCCGCCGCGCGCATCCCCTTCGTCGACGAGCTGGTCGCCGCCTATTTCTGCGCGCTCGACCCGGCGACGCCGACCCGGGTGCGGGCGAGCCTCCTCGCCGCCCTCGCCTATTTCGTCGTGCCCTTCGACCTCGTGCCGGACTTCCTGATCGGCCTCGGCTTCACCGACGACGTCGGCGTGCTCGCCGCCACCATCGCCATGGTTCGCGCCCACATCACCGACCGCCACCGCGAGGCGGCGAAGGCCGCGCTCGCGGACGACCCGGCCGGGCCGCGGAAGGGCTGATGCCGAGTTCGCAAAGTTCCGACCTCTGGTCGGAGCTTTGTGGGCGAGGAGCGCCCGACCGGGCGCCGGCCGCATGGCCGAAACCTCGCAAATTCCCGACAAGTCGGGGATTTGCGAGCCTGCTCCGATGCCTCAGGGCACCAGCACGACCTTGCCGCGCACGCGCCGGGCCTCGATCTCGGCGAGCGCCGCCGCGGTGTCCTCGAGGGCGTAGCGCGCGTGCACCGTTGGCCGCAGCCGGCCGGCGGCGACTTCGGCGAGCAGCCAGCGCATGTTGGCGGCCTGTCCGGCCGGGTCGCGCTCGGTCCAGCGGCCCCAGTGGACGCCGACCACGTCGATCGACTTCAGGAGCACGAGGTTGAGGGCGAGTTTCGGGATGTCGCCGCCGGCGAAGCCGATCACGAGATAGCGGCCGCCCCAGGCGGTGGCGCGCACCAGGGGATCGACGAGGTCGGCGCCGACCGCGTCGTAGACGACGTCCGCACCCGCGCCGCCGGTCAGCGCCTTGACCGCTTCCTTGGGATCGCCGGCGGAGAGGTCGACGACGTCGTCGGCGCCGAGCGCGCGCGCCGCCGCCACCTTGTCCGGGCCGCCGACGCAGGCGATCACCCGCGCGCCCATCAGCTTGCCGATCTCGACGGCGGCCTGCCCGACGCCGCCGGTCGCCCCCGTGACGACGAGCGTCTCGCCGGCGGCGAGGCGGCCGCGGTCGCGGAGCGCGTGGACCGTGGTGCCGTAGGCGACCGAGAGCCCGGCGGCGACGTCGGCCGGCACCGCGTCCGGCACCGGCACCACGACGCGGGCCGGCGCCACCACCTTCTCGCGCGCGGCGCCGTGGCCGACGTAGGCGAGCACGCGCTCGCCAACCGCGAGGCCCTCGACGCCGGCGCCGAGCGCCGCGATCCGTCCGGCGCACTCGGCCGAGGGCGAGAACGGCCGCGCCGGCTTCACCTGGTAGCGGTCGCGGATGATCAGCGTGTCCATGAAGTTCAGCGCCGCGGCCTCGACGGCGATCACCACCTCGCCGGGCCCGGCCGCGGGTTCGTCGACCTCGGCCACGACCAGGGTCTCCGGTCCACCGACCTCGTTCGAGAGCACCGCCCGCATCGCAACCCCTCTCCGCTTCCCCCGCGCCGGCAGAGTGGCGGGCGCGGCCGGCGCCGTCGACCACGACCATGGGCGATGCGGCGGATACGGAGACGGGCAGGGTTCAGTCGGTGTCGACCTCGGCGTCGGCCTCGAGCACCCGGCGCAGCCGCGTGAAGGCGAGGCGGATGCGCGACTTCACCGTGCCGAGCGGCAGGCCGCGCAATTCGGCGATCTGGCTGTGGGTCAGCCCCTCGAAGAAGGCGAGCCGGACGAGGTCGACCTGTTCCTCGGGCAGGTCGCGCAGCGCCAGCCGGATCCGGGCGTCGCGCCGGCGGGCGTCCATGGCGGCGCCGACCTCCTCGGGCTCGGACGGCAGGAAGGCCGGGTCGTTCTCGTCGATCGCCGACGAGCGGTCGCGGCGGACGCTGTCGATGCGGCGGTTGCGGGCGATCCGGAACAGCCAGGTGCCGAGCGAGGACTTGGCCGGGTCGAACAGCGCCGCCTTGCGCCACAGCGTGACCATGACCTCCTGGGTCAGGTCCTCGGCGAGGCCCGCCGGCGTGCCGAGGCGTTGGAGATAGCCGTTGATGCGCGGGGCGTAGTGGTCGAACAGCGCCGCGAAGGCGTCGCGGTCGGCGTGGTCCGCGACCTTGCGGACGAGGGCTGCGAGATCTTCGTTGTCCGGCACGAGGCGATCCGATCCACCCTGGCTGCGGGCGACACCGCGGCCGCCTTCTCGTTCCCGGCCCGCTCCCCGCGCCCCTGACGGCGCCGCGGGGTGCCGACCGGCGCTAAGCCGTTGGCCGGGCGCCCCATTGCCGCCCTATTTGCCACCGAGCGTGACGTCTGGACGGGATCATAGACGAAGGCGCCACGCCACGCCACGCCCATCGCGCGCGGGTCCGGTTCACCGCCGGACGCGGGCGGCGGAGCGGCGGGGCGGCGGGCCGCCCGCGGGGGCTTTTCCGGGAAACCGTTTGGTAACCGCTGGGGCGATAGCATCCCGGTAACCTTAACGACGGGTGGTCGGTGCCCCGGCACGGCCCTCTTGCGCGACACCAAGGTGAAGAATGACGAAAGCACGCACCCTCGCCCTGGCGCTCACCGCGCTCCTCGGCGCCGCGACGGTCGCCGAGGCCCAGCAGCCCACCCTGCTCGACCAGTTCGACCGCTGGACCGCCTACGCCTACACCTCGGGCTCGAAGGGCAAGGTCTGCTACGCCATCACCCAGCCGACGCAGACCGCGCCCAAGGGCCTCAACCGCGACCCGGCCTTCCTGTTCGTGACCAACCGGCCGAAGGAGCAGGTCAAGCACGAGTTCAGCGTCGAGACCGGCTATCCCTACAAGGAAGGCTCGAAGACGTCGGTGAAGATCGGCAGCGCCACCTTCGTGCTGTTCACCACCGGCTCGGGCGCCTGGGTCGAGAACGCTGCCGAGGAGAGCCGCCTGATCGACGCCATGAAGGGCGGCTCGGAGATGGTGGTCACCGGCACCTCCAAGCGCGGCACCGTCACCACCGACACCTATTCGCTGAAGGGCATCTCGGCGGCGCTGAAGCGCATCGACACCGAGTGCCGCGGCTGAGCCGGGGCCGGCGGCCGGTCGCCCCCCGATGCGGGTGATCGGCCAACGCCGGGATCGCGCCCCGATTGAACGGGCGACCGCGGCGTGAGAGTGTCCCTCCGTCGAATTACGACGGGGGGTTCATCCATGCATTCGTCGCTGCGCGCCATCGCGGTCGCCGCCGTTCTCGCCTTCTGCGCCGGCGCGGCGCCGGCCCTCGCGGGAGACGCGGCGCCCGCCACCGTCACGCTGAAGTTCTCGGAAGGCACCGCGCTCCGGATCCGCCAGGGCGCGGTCGTGTCCGCGGCGCCGCAGGCGGCCGCGACCGCCGGCGCCGTCGGCGGCGCCTTCTCGGCCGCCGGCGTCGACCTCTCGAGCGCCCGCCGCCTGATCGACCGCCCCGAGGCCGAGATCGACGCCGAGCGCGGCGCCGTCGCGGCCACCACCGCCGAGGCAGTGCCCGACCTCAACCTGTTCTACGTCGTGCCGGTACCGCCGGGCACCACCGCCGCGGCCTTCGCGGCGCGCCTGCGCGCGCTGCCGGGCGTCGAGAGCGCCGAACCGTCGGCGACGCCGGCGCCGCCGCCGGTCGACCTGTCGCCGAAGACGCCGTCGCTGGTCTCCAAGCAGGGCTACCGCGCCGTGCCGCCGAAGGGCGTCGGCGTGCTCGATCCGGCGAAATACCCGGGCAGCCGCGGCACCGGCGTCACGCTGATCGACGTCGAGTACAGCTGGCAGTACAACCACGAGGACCTCGAGCTCAAGTCGTCGATCAACATCGACACCGGCGCGACCGCGTCCGACCCCTTCTCCGACACCGACCACGGCACCGCGGTGCTCGGCGAGATCTTCGGCCGGAGCAACGCCTACGGCGTCACCGGCCTCGCCACCGGCGTCGCGGTCAAGGTGGCGCCGGCCAACACCACCCAGTTCGGCTACAACCCGGCGCGCGCGATCTCGCTCGCCACCGGCAAGCTCAAGGCCGGCGACGTGCTGGTGATTGAGCAGCAGTACCCGGCCTGCGGGCTCAGCGATTACGGCCCGCTGGAGTGGCTGCCCGAGGTGTTCGCGGCGGTGAAGATCGCCACCCAGAAGGGCATCGTCGTGGTCGAGGCCGCCGGCAACGGCAACGTGAACCTCGACGCCGCCGGCTGCCAGGGCCGCTTCGACCGCAAGGTCCGCAACTCCGGCGCCATCATCGTCGGCGCCGGCAGTTCGGCGGGCCGGGCCAAGATGTGGTTCTCCTCCCACGGCGCGCGCGTCGACGTCCAGGGCTGGGGCGAGAACGTCTACACCACCGGCTACGGCGACGTCTTCGCCCCGGACGTCCGCCAGCTCTACACCGCAACCTTCGGCGGCACCTCGAGCGCGACGCCGATCGTCGCCGGCGTGGTGGCGCAGATCCAGGGCGCCCTGAAGGGCCGCGGCCTGAAGCCGGCGACGCCGGCCGAGATGCGCGCCGCCCTGGTCGCCACCGGCACGCCGCAGAGCGACCCGCGCAACGGCCGCATCGGCCCGCTGCCGGCGACCGAGAAGGCGCTGCAGCGCATCCTCGCCAACCGGTCCTGAACCGCACGGCAGGGCCGCGGCGCGACCGGGTTGGGGTTTGCGCCGCGGCTTGCTATATGTGACCGACCCCCGGGAATGGCCGGGATCCCGCACGAGGGATCCGCGGCCGTTTCGTCGTGCCGGCCGCGCCGATCGGCGCGCCGCCCGCCGCCTCCGACCGCCGAAGAAGCCTGCCGATGTCCGTGACGACAGAGTTCTCGCCCCGCCCCGCGCCGTCGCCCGGCTTCGGCCACAACTCCGGCGACCGCCCCAACCTCGTCGGCATGACCCGCGAGGAACTCGGCGCGGCGCTCGTCGCCGTCGGCGTGCCGGAGCGGCAGGTGCGCATGCGCGTCGCCCAGCTCTGGCACTGGATCTACGTGCGCGGCGCCGACCGTTTCCACGCCATGACCAACGTCGCCAAGGACCTGCGCGCCCGGCTCGACGACGTCTACACCCTCGCCCGCCCGGAGATCGTCACCGAGCAGGTCAGCCGCGACGGCACCCGCAAGTGGTTGCTGCGCTTTCCCTCGCGCGGCGCCGGCCGTCCGGTCGAGATCGAGACGGTCTACATCCCCGAGGAGGGCCGCGGCACGCTCTGCGTCTCGTCCCAGGTCGGCTGCACGCTGACCTGCTCGTTCTGCCACACCGGCACCCAGAAGCTCGTCCGCAACCTCACCGCCGAGGAGATCCTCGCCCAGATCCTGGTCGCCCGCGACCGGCTCGGCGACTACCCGGACGCCACCCCGAACGCCGAGGCGGCGACGCCGTCGGAGGGGCGCCTCGTCTCCAACATCGTCATGATGGGCATGGGCGAGCCGCTCTACAATTTCGACAACGTCCGCACCGCCCTCCTTACCGCCACCGACGGCGACGGCCTGTCGCTGTCGAAGCGTCGCGTCACGCTGTCGACCTCCGGCGTGGTGCCGAACATCGCCCGCACCGGCGACGAGATCGGCGTGATGCTCGCGATCTCCCTCCACGCGGTGCGCGACGACCTGCGCGACGTGCTGGTGCCCCTCAACAGGAAATATCCGCTGAAGGAGCTGCTCGACGCCTGCCGCGCCTATCCGGGCCTCTCCAACGCCCGCCGGATCACCTTCGAATACGTGATGCTGAAGGGCGTCAACGACAGCGACGCCGACGCGCGCGAGCTGGTCCGGCTGCTGCGCGGCATTCCCGCCAAGATCAACCTGATCCCGTTCAATCCCTGGCCGGGCTCGCCCTACGAATGCTCGGACTGGGAGCGCATCGAGGGCTTCGCGGAACTGGTCAACGCCGCCGGCTACGCCTCGCCGATCCGCACGCCGCGCGGGCGCGACATCCTCGCCGCCTGCGGCCAGCTGAAGAGCGAATCGGAGCGTCTGCGCAAGAAGGAGCGCGAGGCGCTGGAGACGCTCGGCCTCACCGAGACCGACCTCGCCATGCGGGCGATGGTCGCCGGCCACGGCGAGGACTGATGCGCGCCGTCGGCCGCGTCCTGATCGCACTCGCCGGCTTCGTCGCGGCGGTGGTCGCGGCGGCGGCGTTCCTGTTCGCGGCCCGCTTCGGGTTCGGGCCGGTCGATGGCGCGGCGACGCCGATCGAACACCTCGACTACCTGATCTGGGCCGGCCTCGCCGCCTCGCACCTCGGCGCCGCCGCCTTCGTTCCGGGCTGCCTGATGATACTCGCCAGCGAGATCCTGCGGCTGCGCTCGCTGCTGTTCCACGTCGGCTTCGGCGGCGCGCTCGGCGCGGCGGCCGCCCTCGGCGTCGGCCGGATCGCCGCGGCGGCGACGTCCGAGCGATTCACCCTGCTGCTCGCCGCCGGCTTCGTCGGCGGCTTCGTCTACTGGGCGGTCGCCGGCCGCACCGCCGGCCTCGTCGGCGTCGAGACCGGCACCGTCCGGCCCGGACCGGACGGGCCGCCGGCGGCCCCACCGCCCGCGGCCTGATCAGGCGCGGCGGAAGACCCGCCGCAGCCCCTTCCACGCCGGCACCAGCAGCTTGCCGACCACCGGGATCAGCACCGCGCCGACCGCGAGGCCGAACACGCCGGAGCCGGCGGCCGAGACCAGCCACTCGACGATCCCGGCCGCGCCCTCGGGCACCGCGTGGCCGGCGGCGAGCGCGAGGTCGTGGACGAGGTGGGCCGGGGCGGCGATGCCGAAGACCTCGAGGCCGTGCAGCACGATGCCGCCGCCGACCCAGACCATGGCCGCCGTTCCGACCACCGCGAGGCCGGCGAGCAGCAGCGGCATCGCGCGCACCAAGAGCCGGCCGAAGCCGCGCAGCAGCGGCCCGGCGCCGCGCGAGCGCGCCAGCGCCAGACCGGCGTCGTCGGCCTTCACGATCAGCGCCACCGCGCCGTAGACGCCGAGCGTGATGCCGACACCGACCACGGCCAGGACCGCCGCCTTCATGACGAAGCCAGCGTCCTCGGGCACCGCGGCGAGGGTGATCGCCATGATTTCGGCCGAGAGGATGAAGTCGGTCTTGACCGCGCCGGCGACCTTGGCCTGCTCGAGCGCCACCGGATCGGCCGGCGCGGCGTCGATTTCGGCCTCGTGGGCGTGGGCCTCGTGCGGCATCACCGCCTCGAACACCTTCTCGGCGCCCTCGTAGGCGAGGTAGAGGCCGCCGACCATCAGCAGCGGCGTGATCGCCCAGGGCGCCACGAAGGACAGGAGCAGCGCCGCCGGCAGCAGCAGCAGCAGCTTGTTCTTCAGCGATCCCAGCGTGATCCGGCCGATGATCGGCAGCTCGCGGTCGGCGGTGAAGCCGGTGACGTAGCGCGGCGTCACCGCGGCGTCGTCGATCACCACGCCGGCGGCCTTGGTGCCGGCCTTGGCGGCCTGGGCGGCGACGTCGTCGATGGAGGCGGCGGCCACCTTGGCGATGGCGGCGACGTCGTCGAGGAGGGCGATCAGTCCGATGCTCAAGGCGATCTCCGGGCGGCGGGAACGGCCGCGACGCTACACGAGGCGACCGGGGCGGCGCCACTCCCGACGATGGTCGGCGTCGAGGCCCGGCGAGCGAACGCGCGCCGCCGGGCCGCGGATCCGCCCGCGCTTGCGGGGCATCATCGCGTCCATTATAGTGGATTCATGTCTACGATCATGGACGACACCTCCGCCCGCCTCGCCCGCTGCATCCGCCAGGAGCGCGACGCCCGCGGCTGGTCGCTGGCCGACCTCGCCGACCGCTCCGGCGTCGCGCGGGCGACCATCAGCAAGATCGAGCGCGAGGAGGCGAGCCCGACCGCGGTGGTGCTGGTCCGCCTCGCCGCGGCGTTCGACCTCACCCTCGCCGGGCTGCTGCTCAGGGCCGAGGGCGAGCGCGAGCGGCTGTCGCGCGCCGCCGACCAGCCGGTCTGGCGCGACCCGGAGACCGGCTACGTCCGCCGGCAGATCTTCTCGCGGCCCGACCATCCGGTCGAGCTGGTCGAGGTCGAGATGCCCGCGGGCCGCAGCGTCGCGCTGCCGGCGTCGTCCTACGCCCGGATCCGCCAGTGCCTGTGGGTGCTCGACGGCGCGATGACCATCGTCGAGGGCGAGGACCGCACCCTGCTCGGCCCGGGCGACTGCCTCGCCTTCGGCCCGCCCTCGGACGTCGTCTTCGCCAACGAGGGCGACCGCCCCGCCCGCTACGTCGTCGCCATCGCCCGGAGCTGACCCGCCGTGACCGCCGCCACCGTCCCCGCCGCCACGATCGCCCCGCTCGCCGCCACGCCGGAGACGCTCGACGCGCTCGCCGCGCTGCTGGTCGACGTCGTCGCCGGCGGCGGCTCGGTCGGCTTCATGCACCCGCTGCCGGTCGCGGCCGCCCGCGCCTTCTGGGAGCGTTCGCTCGCCGCGGCGGCGCGCGGGGAGCGCGTCGTCCTCGGCGCCTACGTCGACGGCGCCCTGGCGGCGACGCTGACGCTGCTGCTCGACTTTCCGCCGAACCAGCCGCACCGCGCCGAGCTCGGCAAGATGATGACGGCGCCCGCCCATCGCGGCCGCGGGCTCGCCTCGGCGCTGATCGTCGAGGCCGAGGCGCTCGCCCGCCGCCACGGCCGCGACCACCTGATGCTCGACACCGCCTCGGACGGCGGCGCGTCCGCGCTCTACGAGCGCCACGGCTTCCGGCTCGCCGGCGAGGTCCCCGGCTTCGCGCTGAAGCCGCACGGCGGCCTGACCGGCACGCGCTACTACTACAAGCGCCTCGACTGACCCGCCGCGGCCCGCGCCGATCCAAGGTTTCACCCGTCCACCGCGATCCGGCAGGTCACCCCCTCGGGGCCGTAGGTCACCGCACCGCCGCCGAGGCCGCGCAGCGTCGCGGCGACCAGCCGGGTGCCGAAGCCCTCGGTGGTCGGCGGCGCCGGTGGCCGCGAACAGGTCTCGGCCCAGACGGCGTCGAAGCCCGCACGGCCGCCGTCGCGGCGGGTCCAGCTGACGCGCAGCCGGCCGTCGGCGTCGGCGAGGCAGCCGTGCTTGACGGCGTTGGTGGCGAGTTCGTGGAACAGCAGGCAGAGCGACACCGCGGTCTCGGCGGCGACGTCGACGTCGGGGCCGGACAGGGTCACCGCGCCGGTGGCGGCGTAGGGGCTGAGTTCGGCGACCAGCAGGTCGCGCAGCTGGACCCGGCCCCAGCCGTGCTCGGTCAGCACCACGTGGGTGCGCGCGAGCGCCTCCAGCCGGGCGGTGAACTTCTCGACGAACACCGCCTTGTCCGGCGTCG includes:
- a CDS encoding argininosuccinate synthase; translation: MQKGSVKKVVLAYSGGLDTSIILKWLQTELGAEVVTFTADLGQGEELEPARRKAEMLGIKEIYIEDVREEFVRDFVFPMFRANAVYEGVYLLGTSIARPLISKHLIEIAKKTGADAIAHGATGKGNDQVRFELSAYALNPDIKIIAPWRDWSFKSRTDLLEFAEQHQIPVAKDKKGEAPFSVDANLLHSSSEGKVLEDPSIAAPEYVHMRTISPETAPDVPTIVKIGFEKGDAVSIDGVRLSPATLLAKLNDLGRDNGIGRIDLVENRFVGMKSRGVYETPGGTILLAAHRAIESITLDRGAAHLKDELMPRYAELIYYGFWFSPEREMLQAAIDLSQRHVEGEVTLKLYKGNVMVIGRDSPKSLYSSTLVTFEDDQGAYDQKDAAGFIKLNALRLRTLAKRNRDAG
- a CDS encoding sigma-70 family RNA polymerase sigma factor, with translation MPDNEDLAALVRKVADHADRDAFAALFDHYAPRINGYLQRLGTPAGLAEDLTQEVMVTLWRKAALFDPAKSSLGTWLFRIARNRRIDSVRRDRSSAIDENDPAFLPSEPEEVGAAMDARRRDARIRLALRDLPEEQVDLVRLAFFEGLTHSQIAELRGLPLGTVKSRIRLAFTRLRRVLEADAEVDTD
- a CDS encoding DUF808 domain-containing protein, giving the protein MSIGLIALLDDVAAIAKVAAASIDDVAAQAAKAGTKAAGVVIDDAAVTPRYVTGFTADRELPIIGRITLGSLKNKLLLLLPAALLLSFVAPWAITPLLMVGGLYLAYEGAEKVFEAVMPHEAHAHEAEIDAAPADPVALEQAKVAGAVKTDFILSAEIMAITLAAVPEDAGFVMKAAVLAVVGVGITLGVYGAVALIVKADDAGLALARSRGAGPLLRGFGRLLVRAMPLLLAGLAVVGTAAMVWVGGGIVLHGLEVFGIAAPAHLVHDLALAAGHAVPEGAAGIVEWLVSAAGSGVFGLAVGAVLIPVVGKLLVPAWKGLRRVFRRA
- a CDS encoding invasion associated locus B family protein, producing the protein MTKARTLALALTALLGAATVAEAQQPTLLDQFDRWTAYAYTSGSKGKVCYAITQPTQTAPKGLNRDPAFLFVTNRPKEQVKHEFSVETGYPYKEGSKTSVKIGSATFVLFTTGSGAWVENAAEESRLIDAMKGGSEMVVTGTSKRGTVTTDTYSLKGISAALKRIDTECRG
- the rlmN gene encoding 23S rRNA (adenine(2503)-C(2))-methyltransferase RlmN encodes the protein MSVTTEFSPRPAPSPGFGHNSGDRPNLVGMTREELGAALVAVGVPERQVRMRVAQLWHWIYVRGADRFHAMTNVAKDLRARLDDVYTLARPEIVTEQVSRDGTRKWLLRFPSRGAGRPVEIETVYIPEEGRGTLCVSSQVGCTLTCSFCHTGTQKLVRNLTAEEILAQILVARDRLGDYPDATPNAEAATPSEGRLVSNIVMMGMGEPLYNFDNVRTALLTATDGDGLSLSKRRVTLSTSGVVPNIARTGDEIGVMLAISLHAVRDDLRDVLVPLNRKYPLKELLDACRAYPGLSNARRITFEYVMLKGVNDSDADARELVRLLRGIPAKINLIPFNPWPGSPYECSDWERIEGFAELVNAAGYASPIRTPRGRDILAACGQLKSESERLRKKEREALETLGLTETDLAMRAMVAGHGED
- a CDS encoding YkvA family protein, yielding MTARHFDDPEIIGPEAGRENRVRRDFFRVLRKAAARIPFVDELVAAYFCALDPATPTRVRASLLAALAYFVVPFDLVPDFLIGLGFTDDVGVLAATIAMVRAHITDRHREAAKAALADDPAGPRKG
- a CDS encoding S8 family serine peptidase; its protein translation is MHSSLRAIAVAAVLAFCAGAAPALAGDAAPATVTLKFSEGTALRIRQGAVVSAAPQAAATAGAVGGAFSAAGVDLSSARRLIDRPEAEIDAERGAVAATTAEAVPDLNLFYVVPVPPGTTAAAFAARLRALPGVESAEPSATPAPPPVDLSPKTPSLVSKQGYRAVPPKGVGVLDPAKYPGSRGTGVTLIDVEYSWQYNHEDLELKSSINIDTGATASDPFSDTDHGTAVLGEIFGRSNAYGVTGLATGVAVKVAPANTTQFGYNPARAISLATGKLKAGDVLVIEQQYPACGLSDYGPLEWLPEVFAAVKIATQKGIVVVEAAGNGNVNLDAAGCQGRFDRKVRNSGAIIVGAGSSAGRAKMWFSSHGARVDVQGWGENVYTTGYGDVFAPDVRQLYTATFGGTSSATPIVAGVVAQIQGALKGRGLKPATPAEMRAALVATGTPQSDPRNGRIGPLPATEKALQRILANRS
- a CDS encoding phosphatase PAP2 family protein translates to MDGADGAMRRVAAFARRHPVRSTLAATALLSLALWLAPGLDLAVTRAFYVDGVGFPAAAVPFLRDLRGLGMAAFTWTMVAAALALAVPFLADGARFLLPPRAGLFLLAAGAIGPGLLVNGLLKGWWGRARPATVVDFGGDRAFSGPWVIADGCTSNCSFVSGEASSSLLLVGFAMIAPKGWKPAVLAGTLAFSAVMSLNRIAFGGHFLSDVLIAWCLTLAVLLAVHRAVYGPESRLTDADLAEALGAAGARMRAGLGAAMARALRFLAIFGRNA
- a CDS encoding NADPH:quinone oxidoreductase family protein codes for the protein MRAVLSNEVGGPETLVVAEVDEPAAGPGEVVIAVEAAALNFMDTLIIRDRYQVKPARPFSPSAECAGRIAALGAGVEGLAVGERVLAYVGHGAAREKVVAPARVVVPVPDAVPADVAAGLSVAYGTTVHALRDRGRLAAGETLVVTGATGGVGQAAVEIGKLMGARVIACVGGPDKVAAARALGADDVVDLSAGDPKEAVKALTGGAGADVVYDAVGADLVDPLVRATAWGGRYLVIGFAGGDIPKLALNLVLLKSIDVVGVHWGRWTERDPAGQAANMRWLLAEVAAGRLRPTVHARYALEDTAAALAEIEARRVRGKVVLVP